GCCTGACGGAAATCGTGGATCCAGTCCCGGGCCCCGACGATGTCCTGATCGAAATCCATGCCGCCAGCCTCAATCCGATCGACTTCAAGATCGCGCATGGCGACCTGAAGCGCGTCTCGAAATATCAACTGCCGCGTCCGTTCGGGTTCGATGCCAGCGGCGTCGTGCTGTCGGCCGGCGCGCGTGCCAACCGGTTCAAGCCGGGCGACGCGGTCTATGTGCGCGCCTCACGCGAGACCATCGGCACGTTTGCCGAAAAGATCGCGCTCGGCGAAAATCTCGTCGCGCTGAAGCCGGCCTCAATTTCACACGCGGAAGCGGCTTCGCTGCCACTCGTCGGGCTGACCACGGTGCAGATGTTCGGGCGGGCCGGTGCGAAGTCCGGGCAGCGGATCCTGATCCATGCCGGCTCCGGCGGCGTCGGCACGTTTGCGGTTCAATACGCGAAGCATCTCGGACTTCACGTGACATCGACGACAAGTTCGAAAAATGCGGATTTCGTCGCTTCGCTCGGGGCCGACCGTATCATCGCCTACGACCGCGAGAACTACCTTCAGCAGGATGGCAATTACGATATCGTCTACGACACGCTCGGTGGCGCATTCACCGTCGATGCCTTCAAGGTGGTGAAGCGCGGCGGCGTGGTG
This portion of the Bradyrhizobium sp. AZCC 2262 genome encodes:
- a CDS encoding NADP-dependent oxidoreductase, coding for MRAFVLDGYGAIADHVRLTEIVDPVPGPDDVLIEIHAASLNPIDFKIAHGDLKRVSKYQLPRPFGFDASGVVLSAGARANRFKPGDAVYVRASRETIGTFAEKIALGENLVALKPASISHAEAASLPLVGLTTVQMFGRAGAKSGQRILIHAGSGGVGTFAVQYAKHLGLHVTSTTSSKNADFVASLGADRIIAYDRENYLQQDGNYDIVYDTLGGAFTVDAFKVVKRGGVVISLSGPPDRDFARREGAGLLVGIVVWLMGRKVYAASAAAGARYEWSFTESNGDQLRDIAALVEGGAIKPVVDREFAFEQLPAALTYLEAGRARGKVVLRVK